In Acanthochromis polyacanthus isolate Apoly-LR-REF ecotype Palm Island chromosome 15, KAUST_Apoly_ChrSc, whole genome shotgun sequence, a single genomic region encodes these proteins:
- the mcm8 gene encoding DNA helicase MCM8 has protein sequence MSGEESRRGSWRGGGRGWRGGGGGGGGSGWRGGGGGGSGGGGWRGGGGGWRGRPWRGGSAAGGGGWRGGSGSQTPSSQRVPIQTTLDASCPYKGWTLYFTEGFIKSSPSVEKIKVFEKYFTSRIHLYDKDEIERQGSVLVDYSDLTEDKTVRNALPDIITDLKEQPEVMFSCLGVAIHQVLTVDLEKQAAELQEEELPVAAPIINIPHISARLYNYEPLTPLRMLRASVFGRLVCVKGTVVRVGNIRPQCSRMAFRCLTCSQTLSLPLQHGKYATPTKCIQPGCRSRSFSPVHGSPLTHTVDWQIIKVQELMGGEQRETGRIPRTVECHLTSDLCDSCVPGDTVTVTGIVRVINDGSSRGNKDQCMFLLYIEATSVSNSKGQQSKPGVQGSGGSAGDRSAGEEFSLKELYAVQEIQSQPELLRLIVHSLCPAIYGHLLVKAALALALFGGRQKHTGKNSVPVRGDAHILIVGDPGLGKSQMLQAVCNVAPRGIYVCGNSTSTTGLTVSLSRDAGTGDYALEAGALVLADQGLCCIDEFDKLGQQQQALLEAMEQQSVSLAKAGIVSSLPARTSVIAAANPIGGHYNRGKTVSENLKMGSALLSRFDVVFLLLDIPDESHDRRLSEHVMANRAGRGRASSAVVTRNNSGLETSVLLLHSDMPLSERLQIPAGESVDPIPASLLRKYISYARQYVHPSLSPEAAQTLQDFYLSLRSQAHSADATPITTRQLESLIRLTEARAKLELRETATKSDAEDVVEIMKHSLADTYSDGFGNLDFERSQLGSGMSQRSAGKRLVNALHAHAQRTNQKQFDLQTLRSIADRMNIKVMDFEGLLSSLNEQGFLLKKGSKLYQLQTI, from the exons ATGAGTGGCGAAGAATCTAGGAGAGGATCATGGAGGGGGGGAGGTcgaggatggagaggaggaggaggaggaggaggaggaa gtggctggagaggaggaggaggaggaggaagtggag gaggaggttggagaggaggtggtggtggatgGAGGGGTCGGCCATGGAGAGGAGgatcagcagcaggaggaggagggtggagaGGTGGATCAGGAAGCCAAACGCCGAGCTCTCAGAGAG TCCCCATTCAGACCACTCTGGATGCTTCATGTCCGTACAAAGGATGGACTCTGTACTTCACAGAAG gTTTCATAAAGAGCTCACCCAGTGTGGAGAAAATCAAAGTATTTGAGAAATATTTTACTTCCAGGATTCACCTGTACGACAAG gatGAGATTGAGCGTCAGGGCAGCGTTCTGGTGGATTATTCAGACCTGACCGAAGATAAAACCGTACGAAATGCTCTTCCTGACATCATCACAGATCTGAAGGAGCAGCCGGAGGTGATGTTCAGCTGTCTGGGAGTGGCCATCCACCAG gtgttgacTGTAGATTTGGAGAAACAAGCTgctgagctgcaggaggaggagcttccAGTCGCTGCACCGATCATCAATATTCCTCACATCAGTGCCAG GCTGTATAACTACGAGCCGCTGACTCCTCTGAGGATGCTCCGGGCCAGCGTGTTCGGCCGGCTGGTCTGTGTGAAGGGAACCGTGGTCAGAGTCGGTAACATCAGGCCTCAGTGCAGCCGGATGGCCTTCAGATGTCTCACCTGCTCACAGACGCTGTCTCTGCCTCTGCAGCACGGAAAATACGCCACGCCCACCAAG TGTATCCAGCCCGGCTGTCGCAGTCGATCCTTCTCTCCCGTCCACGGCTCTCCTCTGACTCACACCGTCGACTGGCAGATTATTAA GGTGCAGGAGCTGATGGGCGGTGAACAGAGGGAGACCGGACGAATCCCGCGGACCGTCGAGTGTCACCTGACCTCCGACCTCTGCGACAGCTGCGTCCCTGGAGACACCGTTACCGTGACGGGGATAGTCCGGGTCATCAATGACG gCAGCTCCAGAGGAAACAAGGATCAGTGCATGTTTCTGCTCTACATAGAAGCTACTTCTGTCAGCAACTCTAAAG GCCAGCAGTCTAAGCCAGGAGTTCAGGGTTCTGGAGGGTCGGCTGGAGATCGCTCTGCTGGGGAGGAGTTCAGTCTGAAGGAGCTGTATGCCGTCCAGGAGATCCAGTCTCAGCCGGAGCTGCTGCGACTGATCGTACA CTCTTTGTGTCCCGCCATCTACGGACATCTG ctggTGAAAGCCGCCCTGGCTTTAGCGTTGTTTGGAGGTCGACAGAAGCACACGGGGAAGAACAGCGTCCCAGTGAGAGGAGACGCTCACATCCTGATAGTAGGAGACCCTGGGCTGGGAAAGAGTCAGATGTTACAG GCGGTGTGTAACGTGGCTCCTAGAGGAATTTATGTGTGCGGTAACAGCACCAGCACCACAG GACTAACAGTGAGTTTATCCAGAGATGCAGGAACTGGAGATTACGCTCTGGAGGCCGGAGCCTTGGTGTTGGCTGACCAAG GCCTGTGTTGCATCGATGAGTTTGATAAGTtgggtcagcagcagcaggctctGCTGGAAGCCATGGAGCAGCAGTCGGTGAGTCTGGCGAAGGCTGGGATAGTTTCCTCTCTGCCCGCCAGAACGTCGGTCATCGCTGCTGCAAACCCCATCGGAGGACATTACAACCGAGGAAAGACAGTTTCCGAGAACCTCAA GATGGGCTCGGCTCTGCTCTCTCGCTTTGACGTGgtcttcctcctcctggacATCCCTGACGAGTCACATGACCGCCGCCTGTCGGAGCACGTTATGGCGAACAGAGCAGGACGAGGCAGAGCCAGCAGCGCCGTGGTTACCAGGAATAACAGCGGGTTAGAGACGTCCGTCCTGCTGCTGCACTCAGACATGCCGCTGTCTGAACGCCTGcag ATCCCTGCAGGTGAAAGTGTGGATCCCATCCCAGCGAGCTTGTTGAGGAAGTACATCAGCTACGCCCGTCAGTACGTCCATCCATCGctgtctcctgaagcagctcaGACCCTGCAGGACTTCTATCTGTCGCTGAGGTCTCAGGCTCACTCTGCCGACGCTACGCCCATCACCACGAGGCAGCTGGAGTCTCTGATCAGACTCACCGAG GCAAGAGCCAAACTGGAGCTCAGAGAAACGGCGACTAAGAGCGACGCTGAAGACGTGGTGGAGATCATGAAACACAG tctggCCGACACATACTCAGACGGTTTTGGGAACCTGGACTTTGAGCGCTCTCAGCTCGGCTCAGGAATGAGTCAACGCAGCGCCGGGAAGCGATTGGTCAACGCTCTGCACGCACACGCTCAGAGGACCAATCAGAAgcagtttgacctgcagacgCTTCGATCCATCGCCGACAGAATGAACATCAag GTGATGGACTTTGAAGGTCTCCTGAGTTCCCTGAATGAACAAGGATTCCTGCTGAAGAAAGGATCTAAACTGTACCAGCTGCAGACGATCtga